A single region of the Vicia villosa cultivar HV-30 ecotype Madison, WI linkage group LG4, Vvil1.0, whole genome shotgun sequence genome encodes:
- the LOC131600051 gene encoding copper transport protein ATX1-like translates to MSSQTVVLKVAMSCQGCSGAVKRVLEKLPGVESFDIDMKEQKVTVKGNVKAEEVYETVSKTGKKTAFWVEPENKPTETAATTEAEPVNKPSEDATVLSVEPENKPSETAAVVSSEAENKPAETATIAA, encoded by the exons ATGTCTTCTCAG ACTGTTGTCCTCAAAGTAGCAATGTCCTGCCAAGGCTGTTCTGGAGCAGTGAAAAGGGTTTTGGAAAAACTGCCAG GGGTTGAATCATTTGACATTGATATGAAGGAACAAAAGGTGACTGTGAAAGGAAACGTAAAGGCAGAGGAAGTTTATGAGACTGTCTCCAAAACTGGAAAGAAGACTGCATTCTGGGTGGAGCCAGAAAACAAGCCCACAGAAACTGCTGCAACAACTGAGGCTGAACCTGTTAACAAGCCTTCAGAAGATGCAACTGTTCTCTCTGTTGAGCCTGAGAACAAGCCTTCAGAAACTGCAGCAGTTGTTTCTTCTGAGGCTGAGAACAAGCCTGCAGAAACTGCCACTATTGCTGCTTAA